The nucleotide window AGCGCGGGCCGGGGCGCCACGGCATCTCCAACGCGTTTTTCCTCTACCTGCGCGATCCCGATGGCCACCGCATCGAGCTCTACACGGGGGACTACCTGACGGCCGATCCGGATTTCCGGCCGATCCGCTGGAGCATCCACGATCCGCGCCGCCAGACGTTCTGGGGTCACGCGGCGCCAGCGACGTGGTTCGAGGAAGCGTCGCCCGTGGCGTCGATCGAGGACGGCCGCCTGGTTGCGGCGCGCGCGCCGGTCCTTCACGATCGGCCGCAGACGGCGACGTGACGCCCGCATTGAGCCCGCTCCAACGCGACAAGGTTCGGTCGAGCGCAGGCCGTCCCGGATGGCCGCCGCCGCTCTTGGGTAACGCTACCCGAGGGCGGGGAATCCGCGTTGATCCGCGAAAAGATCGGACCTGTGCAGGCCGGGCTTCTGGCGTTCAACCGGGTGTTCGGCACCGCCATCCTCTTCCTGCCGGACTTCGTGGTGGCGAGCGCTCGCCAGGACGCGTGGATCTCCGGGTTGCTGGCGACGGCCGGCGGAGCGGGTTTCGCGTGGTTCTACTGCACGCTGGCCCTGCGGTTTCCGGGACGCAACCTGATCGAGATCCTGCGCCTGACGTTCGGTCGCTGGCTTGGCGACGCGCTGGGCTGGATCTTTGTTTCCTGGTGGATCCTGACCATCGCGGTGATCATCCGCAAGTTCGTGGAGTTCCAGCTTCTTGCGGCCCTGCGCTTCACGCCGATCGTGGTGGTCGACGCGAGCTTCCTCCTCGTCGCCTGGTACGCCGTGCGTGCCGGGTTGGAAGTCATCGCGCGCCTCGAGACGATGATCTTTCCCCTGTCGGCGCTCGCCACGCTCGGGATCGCGGTCCTCATCGCGCAGCAGCTCGATCTCAGCTACCTCACGCCCATCCTGGAGTATGGCTGGCTGCCGGTCTTTCAGGGGGCGATGTACCACCTTGCGTGGATGGGCGAGGCCACCATGGCGCTTGTCCTTTGGATGCCGTACAACAGCGATCCGGTCCGCGCGCGCCGGTGGATCGCCGGCGGCACGGCCTTCGCGGGCCTGTCGACGACGCTCCTGACCGCGTTGCCCGTCGCGCTGTTCGGCCCCGAATTCACGAAACAGCTGGTCATCCCTGTCTATTCGGTGGTGCAGGCGATCAATGTCAGCGATTTCCTCACCAACGCGGACCCGGTCTTCGTCGTGTTCTGGTCGTTGGAGAACTTCACCCGGGTCGCCCAGGGATACCTGGCCGCCAACCTGTTGCTCACTGCCCTCCTGGGGCTTCGCTCCTACCGTCCGACTTCGTCCGCCCTTGGGGCCTTCCTGTGCGCCTTCAGCATCTGGGCATGGAGCAACGTGAGCGAGGTCCTGACCTTCCTCAGCAACGTGTGGGTCCCGATGACCTTAGTCTTCGCGGGCAGTGGCCTGCCGCTGCTCACCTGGGTGCTCGCCGTGATGCGAGGCCTGCGCCCCCGGCCGAAGAACGAGGAGACGGTGACCGAGGCGGCCGAGGGTTACCCCTTGTTCCGCGGCTGAACGGGCAGGTCACGGTCCGAACCATTGCATGATCGGGGGCAGGATCTTCAGCAGGTTCAAGATGGACAGCGCGTAGGCGAGGGCCAGGAGCACGCCGAAGGTCCAGCGCTCGCCCGCATTTCCGGGTCCCGCCAGCTCGGGGGCCTGGGCGATCGCCAGCAACGCGAACACAAGCGTCAGAAGCAGGTAGACCACGTCATCGCCCTTCCTTCAGCGTGGCGTTCGCGGTGATCCCGGTGCGGCGCACCTCGACCCTCGCCGAGAGCTCGACCGGCACGTCGCGCATGCGCGCCGGCCAATCCGCCTGCAGAGCCCTCCAGTCCGCAGGGTCGTTCCGATGAATGGCTCGACCGAAACCGAAGGGGTCCACGCGCGCTCGCTCGGCCTCGCGGATCGTCTCGGCGACGCGGGCGATGATCTCCTCGGCCGCGGCGCGGCTGATCTCCGCGTACACGGTGGGGTCCTTGAGATCCAGGCGGCTTCGGTTGTCGACGATGTCGTCCTCGGCCCAGAACTCCACGCGGATCCGCGGGCCGTCCGGGGTGCGCTCCGCGCTCAGGCGCGTCGTGGTGTTGAGCAACTCGAGGTCGATTTCGCCCTGCGGCAGGCGGACGGTCACCGTGCTCTGCGTGATCATGTTGCGCAGCCACAGCACGCCCCGCGCCACCGGATCGGAAAGCGTCGCCGCGAGGCGGCCACGACGGTCGAAGAGCGCGGCGCCGACCAGGCTGACGTCGCTGGGGATCGTGCGCGAGGGAACCGGCGACGGGGAAACGACGTTC belongs to Clostridia bacterium and includes:
- a CDS encoding endospore germination permease; amino-acid sequence: MIREKIGPVQAGLLAFNRVFGTAILFLPDFVVASARQDAWISGLLATAGGAGFAWFYCTLALRFPGRNLIEILRLTFGRWLGDALGWIFVSWWILTIAVIIRKFVEFQLLAALRFTPIVVVDASFLLVAWYAVRAGLEVIARLETMIFPLSALATLGIAVLIAQQLDLSYLTPILEYGWLPVFQGAMYHLAWMGEATMALVLWMPYNSDPVRARRWIAGGTAFAGLSTTLLTALPVALFGPEFTKQLVIPVYSVVQAINVSDFLTNADPVFVVFWSLENFTRVAQGYLAANLLLTALLGLRSYRPTSSALGAFLCAFSIWAWSNVSEVLTFLSNVWVPMTLVFAGSGLPLLTWVLAVMRGLRPRPKNEETVTEAAEGYPLFRG
- a CDS encoding VOC family protein, whose protein sequence is PDVQPAHDWYTRQLGFRCAEYTETESDPPRVWASWVHRKQNVHDVALMNGAGPRLHHVGFWVLDTQSVLRACDVLAGAGWHAAIERGPGRHGISNAFFLYLRDPDGHRIELYTGDYLTADPDFRPIRWSIHDPRRQTFWGHAAPATWFEEASPVASIEDGRLVAARAPVLHDRPQTAT
- a CDS encoding Ger(x)C family spore germination protein — translated: GLGGGSGGALSTTQSPGAILLSARGTSWGQILSLLQERSSRRLEWSHMRAIVFSAEVARRDSVLPLLDFLSRFRQVHPHVPVLVAAGRAEDVLAATPPLEESVGDFLRKLTGQRPFMRVPLYVFFRDAYEPGIDPVAPLVNVVSPSPVPSRTIPSDVSLVGAALFDRRGRLAATLSDPVARGVLWLRNMITQSTVTVRLPQGEIDLELLNTTTRLSAERTPDGPRIRVEFWAEDDIVDNRSRLDLKDPTVYAEISRAAAEEIIARVAETIREAERARVDPFGFGRAIHRNDPADWRALQADWPARMRDVPVELSARVEVRRTGITANATLKEGR